The window ATCTGTTCCACCTTTCACGGTAAGAATTCCGGCTACTTTCAGGATGACATCTTTCGCAGAAGTCCATCCACTCATTTTGCCGGTCAATTTCACGCCGATGAGTTTTGGAAATTTAAGTTCCCAGGGCAACCCGGCCATCACATCACAGGCATCCGCTCCACCTACTCCAATGGCGATCATTCCAAGTCCGCCTGCATTCACGGTATGACTATCTGTACCAATCATCATTCCACCGGGAAAAGCATAATTCTCCAGAATCACCTGATGAATAATTCCTGCACCCGGCTTCCAGAAACCGATTCCGTATTTATTAGAGACAGAAGAAAGGAAATTAAAAACTTCTTTATTCTTATCCAGCGCCTTATTCAGATCTGCTACAGCACCCGTTTCCGCCTGAATGAGGTGATCACAATGCACGGTAGAAGGAACAGCCACTTTCGGACGACCGGCCTGCATAAACTGTAGCAGCGCCATTTGAGCAGTAGCATCCTGCATCGCCACACGATCCGGATTAAAATCCACATAATGGGTACCGCGTTCGAAAGGCTTAGCCGGTAATTGCTCTGAAAGATGCGTATAGAGGATTTTCTCTGAAAGCGTGAGCGGTTTGCCGGTCAATTTGCGGGCGGCTTCTACTTTTGCAGGGAAGGATGCGTATACCTTCCGGATCATGTCGAGGTCGAATATCATTTGTTATGGAGTATTTTAAATTTTAATTCAGAATTCAGAATGCAGAATTCAGAATTGAAAATAGGGATTTGACAATTGGGATTTGATTTTGGGGATTTGATAATTTAGGGCCAAAGGCCAGAGAATTCAAGTTTAGGGATAACAGTTTGATATATAATGTATTTACTTATTGATATATACCGGTAAAAGATGATCTCTTACCTTGCAAAGATAGGAAAAAACAGAGAAAAATCTGATCCAAACGTACCAATAACCTCATCAGAGAATTGCTTAGAAAACCAGGTAAATAAAGCTTTTCCTGTCTATTATTTTCCGTGCACTGAAACCTGATGCCTCAAAACCCTTACTTTCTAAACTTAACTTTACAAAAAAGACAATGATAAATTGCGGCAATCTGATTGCATCAGACAAATGAAAACACATAACGGTTCACCCTCTAATAACTATCGAACGATCAGCTTCTGAACTGCCCGAATATCCTTCCGGGAAATGACAACATGGTAAATTCCTTTCGCAAAAGTGTGTGTGGGTAATTGAAACAAGTTGTCACCTTCTGTTACGTCCTTATATAGCTGTAAGACGCTTCGACCACCAAGGTCAAAAATATTTATATTAATTTCTTCGGTTGAAACAGAATAAAAATTGAGGTAGGCATATTCGGCAGATGGATTGGGAAAAATACTGAAATTACCGGCATTGAAATTCACAGCAACAATTTCTGAATAGGAAAAACGCCCATCAAAATCGGTTTGCATCAATCTGTAGTAAGATACGCCCTTATAGGGATACTGATCCGGGAGTGTATAATTCAAATACCCATTTGAATTGCCGGCTCCATCCACGATCCCCACTTTTTCGAAATTCTGACCATCAACACTTCGTTCGACAGTAAAGAAATCATTATTTTGTTCACTGGCAGTTACCCATTGACAAAGTACTTGCTTTGATTCGGAGAGCCTGGCAGTAAAAGAGAGTAACTCAATGGGCAGTGGTGAACTGTTGGCCACCAAGGTCCATAAATTATTATAGGCATTTACATTGGTAACGGTTACTGTATTTAGCGCTGTACTGACAGTTCCCAAAGTAGGATTACTCCAGATAAACCCATCGTACTTTTGAGCACGCAATTCGGTTTCAGTGATAAGATTGGTACTTCCCCCCGTAGCGTCCCATTCCGACTCACGATACCTGAACTGAAGGGTGGAAACAGGAAGAGTCGTGAAATTCTGAGCATCCATTATCCAATAGCGATCAATTACTTTACTTGCGTTCTCCGTTCCGGAAATATCATTGAGCGAGGGTACTCCTGTTGGCAAAGGGCGATTATTCGGAACCGCGGTAACGTTAGTAGGATAAGTTGCTGCACTAATAAATCCGGAAGCACCTGCACCCGCTGTTGTTATATTTAAATCCAGGGGAATATATGCTGCAGGTGAAATTATTCCAAAAGGAACAACATAATTATTTCCGGCAGCAGTTGTGCCGATGTTCCATTGCACGATCCCATAGCCCAACGCAGGAGCTGTCTCCGATTCTATCAGACCTGTTGTTCGGGTTATTGCAAGCGGAGAAGGATTGGTGATAATGATCCTTTTAGAATTCAACTGCAAGGGCAATGCGCCCAAGGATAAAACACCTGTCGGTGCCACATTCCCTCCGCCGGCCGTGGTGTTCACCAACAAGGTCTTAATGCCTGTTCCTGCAAGTGTCAGATGATTAAACACGGTTGAAGTACTCCCGCCAATGGATTGATTCACTCCGTTGAAAATAACAGTTCCCTGTGAAATTCCGAAGCAGTTATTCGATGAATTATTGATCCAGTTTCCACTCAGATCAATCGTGCCCGAATTAGTAATGGTGGATGTCCCCACATTTAGCACATCTCCTTTTACGGTGAGCTGTGTTGAGGCATTGATCGTAATTCCAACATTGCTATTTGTCATCAGCTGACTAAAGGCGAGTGGAGAAATCAGCAGCAATACACCAATCAGTAAAGGTCTTGGAAGGACTTGCGTTTTTTTCATTGCGTATTACTATTGAACTAAGTTTAAAAGAGTCAGGTTTTCCGGATTAATTTCCTACTTCATTATTTCGTCGGATAGTTTCCAGATCTTCTTCAGCAGTACGAATCACCGACTTCTTCATCTTCACCTTCTCCAACAGTTGCTTTTGCTCTTGTTCCGAATACTCCTTGCTCACTTGCAATTCTTTCTGATTTATTTTTGCAATAGCCATCCAGTTCACCGATAAATTTTGAACCTTGGTAGCGGAAGAAATAGTAAACCCCTTGCGATGAATATTCTTCACACATAAATGAATAGCATTGTTCAGAGGGGTAACAGAAACAACCGGCAGAGTGTTGCCCTGCAATGCGTTTGAAAATTCTTCATCAAACAGCACTGTTACTTCCGTTCCGGAAACAATCTCTGTTACACCAAAATCTGAAATATTCTTCATCGCACGAGTCAATTTATTCGATTTTTCATCTAACTCCTTCACTGCATTGACAAGAATATAGGTCAAAGCTCCATTATTCACATTCAGATAGGTCTCCCGTTTATTCACCTCACGGGCAATGGGAGTATATTCAAAAGATCCCACCATATAAGGGGCTGCCTTCTGTAATTCCTGAGCCAGAACACCTACATAATACGCATCCGTTGGCGTAGCTGCTTTGCCGTTATAGCTATAGTAAACCGGATTAATTTTCCCGATCGTTTCAAGCCCTTCTTTAAACGGACTAATATCCTTTTTCAAACGTTCATCCGAAACTACCGTCCATGTACTGGTCCCCGGTTTAGCTGCATCATCAAAAGCTAACTGGAAGTCATGGGTTGAATTGTTATTCAGATTGATGGAAACACCCGCCGAGTTTACACTATTGTTCAAATCAATGGTATTGGAGAAGTCTTTCAATCTTTCAATACTCCCGATCTGGGTAATTGTACCCAATGAGGAATTGTTTCTTCCTCTGTAAATAATAGTATCTCCCGTGGTATTCACGAAAATGTCAAATTGTGCGAATGGATTTACAACTCCCATGCTCACATTGCCCTTTCCTTTCACGCGCAGACGTTCCACATTTTTTGTTCTCACTATGAAGTCAACGGAATCGATATTCCCAATAAAATTAGTTGTAGCTAAGTTCCCGGTATTACCGGTCACCGACCAACCATTAGTGGTACCCAACAACGTCTTCCAAACAACACCATCAAAGAAGAAAAACTGATCAGTCGATGTTTCATACACCATCAATCCTTCTGCTGGAGTGACAATGGCAATCCGTTGTGCGGAAGTCATTCTGGGAACGAGCAACCCTTTGTTGGTTGAAGTTAGATCAAGCAAGGCCGATGCCGCAGGAGTGGCGTTATTGATACCCACATTTTGAGCGCGCACTTGCGGTAGATTTATTACAATCATTGCTGTAAAAAGCAGAAGCTGAAATTTCATAATTGTTTTCATTTTAAATTTTTAGAATTTTACTTTAGGCTACTATTATTTATTTAAGAATACTTCTACATGACTACAATTTAGCGTGTACTTTTAGGAATGGCAAGGGCTTTTTTGTAAGTGGCTTGTTTGAATTTGTAAATGGTGACACCAATCTATATCAGCTATTGTTTTTATACACTGTTTGATTTCAACGACTTTCGGGAACTCAAGTTACACTTACCTTTATGCTATCCGCTACAGCTATCCGTAAATCAGAAAGTGTTTGCACAGTAAATATTTACCCGGGCATGATTCTCCTGCCACTTATTGTACACGTAAAGTATACATTCCTAACATCTTATTACTTTAACTGACCACTGCTTTTGATCTGACAAATATCAAAACGCAAGACGGCATAGATCAATACGTGAAAAAGCGTATATTACTATACTTCTTCTTTAAAACATGATAAAATCATCCTAAATAATATATTAAAGTGATTAAATACTAACCACCGAAAAATCAGAAACGGACCTGTTTAGATTAATAAAATTGCCATAAATTCTATCACTTCATTTCCTCTTGTCCCTTTTCAGGAGCAGGAGCAGGTCTTAACTTCTCTTCAAAATTCTTTTTAATAAAATCCACTGCTTTTTTATGTGCATCTCCTGCAGCCACTTTGTCGAATTTAGGATTACTTGGATTTGCAAACGCATGGTCCGCATCGTAATTATAAACGGTCAATGATTTACCGGCTGATTTCATATCCGCCTGAAATTGGCTAACGACAGCAGGACTTATCCAGGCATCTCTTTTTGCATAAATTCCCAGCACAGGTGCTTCCAATGTGGCCAGTTTTGCGGTATCCTTTTCAGGCATTCCGTAATACACAACAGCACCATAATTTCTACTACCAGCCATCAACGCGGCTTGCAGACTCCATCCACCTCCCATACACCAGCCGATCATTTGATATTTTGAAAATTTCCCGCCATAATCCAATGCAGCCTTGATGATGCTTCTTGCCCTATCTTCTTTCAGCGATTGCATTAGTTTTCCCGCCAGATCGGGGTCCGAGGTTACTTGTTTATCGTATAAATCCAATGCCAGTACAGTAGCACCGGTCTCGAAATGCAACTGCTCTGCTTCCCTCTTGATATAGTCATTCAGGCCCCACCATTCATGGAAAACCAGGATCACCTTTCCCTCCGACTTACCGGATTTCACCTCAAAAACCGCTGCTTCCTTACCATCTTCCGTCTTCAGACTCACCATTTTACCGACCTTAGGCTGAAAATCAAGAGGTAAAGGAGGCATATGACCTGCTATAAATTTTTCATCTCCGGCAAAAGCTTTAAATGACAAACTCGCAGTTTCTTTATTAGAGCAGCAAGTGGTTTGGGCATTAGTAATTTGGAAAGAAATCAAACTCAACAGT of the Bacteroidota bacterium genome contains:
- a CDS encoding tail fiber domain-containing protein, producing the protein MKFQLLLFTAMIVINLPQVRAQNVGINNATPAASALLDLTSTNKGLLVPRMTSAQRIAIVTPAEGLMVYETSTDQFFFFDGVVWKTLLGTTNGWSVTGNTGNLATTNFIGNIDSVDFIVRTKNVERLRVKGKGNVSMGVVNPFAQFDIFVNTTGDTIIYRGRNNSSLGTITQIGSIERLKDFSNTIDLNNSVNSAGVSINLNNNSTHDFQLAFDDAAKPGTSTWTVVSDERLKKDISPFKEGLETIGKINPVYYSYNGKAATPTDAYYVGVLAQELQKAAPYMVGSFEYTPIAREVNKRETYLNVNNGALTYILVNAVKELDEKSNKLTRAMKNISDFGVTEIVSGTEVTVLFDEEFSNALQGNTLPVVSVTPLNNAIHLCVKNIHRKGFTISSATKVQNLSVNWMAIAKINQKELQVSKEYSEQEQKQLLEKVKMKKSVIRTAEEDLETIRRNNEVGN
- a CDS encoding dienelactone hydrolase family protein; this encodes MRYPLFIILLSLISFQITNAQTTCCSNKETASLSFKAFAGDEKFIAGHMPPLPLDFQPKVGKMVSLKTEDGKEAAVFEVKSGKSEGKVILVFHEWWGLNDYIKREAEQLHFETGATVLALDLYDKQVTSDPDLAGKLMQSLKEDRARSIIKAALDYGGKFSKYQMIGWCMGGGWSLQAALMAGSRNYGAVVYYGMPEKDTAKLATLEAPVLGIYAKRDAWISPAVVSQFQADMKSAGKSLTVYNYDADHAFANPSNPKFDKVAAGDAHKKAVDFIKKNFEEKLRPAPAPEKGQEEMK
- a CDS encoding T9SS type A sorting domain-containing protein, with protein sequence MKKTQVLPRPLLIGVLLLISPLAFSQLMTNSNVGITINASTQLTVKGDVLNVGTSTITNSGTIDLSGNWINNSSNNCFGISQGTVIFNGVNQSIGGSTSTVFNHLTLAGTGIKTLLVNTTAGGGNVAPTGVLSLGALPLQLNSKRIIITNPSPLAITRTTGLIESETAPALGYGIVQWNIGTTAAGNNYVVPFGIISPAAYIPLDLNITTAGAGASGFISAATYPTNVTAVPNNRPLPTGVPSLNDISGTENASKVIDRYWIMDAQNFTTLPVSTLQFRYRESEWDATGGSTNLITETELRAQKYDGFIWSNPTLGTVSTALNTVTVTNVNAYNNLWTLVANSSPLPIELLSFTARLSESKQVLCQWVTASEQNNDFFTVERSVDGQNFEKVGIVDGAGNSNGYLNYTLPDQYPYKGVSYYRLMQTDFDGRFSYSEIVAVNFNAGNFSIFPNPSAEYAYLNFYSVSTEEININIFDLGGRSVLQLYKDVTEGDNLFQLPTHTFAKGIYHVVISRKDIRAVQKLIVR